The Rugosibacter aromaticivorans region AATGGCGGAGATGTTCATAGCCGGTTGTCGTCGCAGACCATTTATGTTGATCTGGCGGCGGTGTGACGCCACGCTTCGACGCGACGCGCAATACGATCAAAAGCAAGATAGATCACTGGTGTGGTGAACAAGGTCAGCACTTGACTGACCAGAAGACCGCCAACCATGGTGATGCCGAGCGGGTGGCGCAACTCGGAACCGACACCGGTACCCAGCATCAACGGCAGTGCACCGAGCAGCGCCGACAGCGTGGTCATTAAGATAGGCCGAAAGCGCAGCAGGCAGGCCTCAAAGATCGCATCACGTGGCGACTTGCCCTGCTCGCGCTCGGCTTCGAGAGCGAAGTCAATCATCATGATGGCGTTCTTCTTGACGATGCCGATCAACAGGATGATGCCAATGATGCCAACAATGCCCAGATCGGTACCCGATACCAGCAAGGCCAGCAATGCGCCGACACCGGCTGAAGGTAGCGTCGACAGGATTGTGATCGGATGAATGTAGCTTTCATAGAGCACACCGAGCACGATGTACATGGTGACGATGGCGGCAAGGATCAGCAGTAGCGTATTGTCGAGTGAGGACTGAAAGGCAAGCGCGGCACCCTGAAAGCCGGTTTGCACGCTGGCCGGCAGGCCAAGTTCCCGCTCGGCGGCATGGATTGCAACTACCGCATCGCCGAGCGAATTGCCAGGCGCCAGATTGAAGGAAATCGTCGTCGCCGGAAACTGTGCAATGTGATTGATGGCAAGTTGCGCCGGTTTTTCGGTGACGCGGGCGATTGATGACAGCGGCACCTGATTGCCGCTGGCGGAGATGATGTAGATGCCGTTCAAGGCCTCCAGTCCCTTTTGAAAGTCGGGCTTCACCTCAAGGACAACACGATAGAGATTGGACTGGGTGAAGATAGTAGATATCAGACGCTGACCGAAGGCGTTGTAAAGCGCATTGTCGATAGCTGCCGGTGTAATGCCGAGACGGCCGGCGCTGTCTCGATCAAATTCGATATAGGCCTGCAAGCCGCTGTTCTGCATATCGCTGGCGACATCGACGATTTGCGGTAACTGCTGCAGCCGCTCGACCAGCTTGGTCACCCAGACTGCCAGTTCTTCGGGATCGGCATCCTGAACGCTGTATTGATACTGGGTACGGCTGACGCGATCTTCAATGGTCAAATCCTGCACCGGCTGCATATACATTGAGATGCCGCTTACCTGTGTAAGCTGACTCTGAAGGCGACGAATAATGCTGCTGGCGTCGCTGTCACGGTCCGCTTTGGGTTTCAGATTGATCAGCATACGGCCGCTGTTCAAGGTGGTATTGGTACCGTCGACGCCAATGAACGAGGAGATACTGGCAACTGCGGGATCCTTGAGTACCATATCAGCCAGCGCCTGCTGACGTTCCGCCATTGCCGCAAACGAGATGGACTGCGGCCCTTCGGTAATGCCTTGTATTACGCCGGTATCCTGCACCGGGAAAAATCCTTTGGGAATGAAGATATAAAGCAGCACAGTGAGAGCGAGTGTACCGATAGCAACCAGCAGAGTAAGGCGCTGGCGGTCGAGCACCCAGTTCAGCATGGCGCCATAGCGCCCGATGATCCTGTCGAAGAATTCACCTGTGACTCGATAGAAGTGGCTTTGCTCAGCTTCCGGGGTGTGGCGCAACAGGCGAGCACACATCATCGGTGTCAGCGTTAGCGAAACGGCAGCGGAGATGAGGATAGACACAGCGAGAGTTATTGCAAACTCGCGGAACAGACGACCAACGACATCGCCCATGAACAACAGCGGAATCAGTACCGCGATCAGCGAAAACGTCAACGAGATGATGGTGAAGCCGATTTGCTGCGCACCCTTGAGCGCTGCTTTCAGCGGGGGATCACCTTCTTCGACATAACGCGAAATGTTTTCGATCATCACGATGGCGTCGTCGACGACAAAACCGGTGGCGATGGTCAAAGCCATCAGCGTGAGGTTATTGATGCTGAGTCCGGCCAGGTACATGACGCCAAAAGTACCCACTAATGACAGCGGCACAGCGACGCTGGGGATGATGGTTGCCGGGATATTGCGCAGGAAAACGAAGATCACCATCACCACCAGCACCACTGACAGCAGCAGTTCGAGCTGGACGTCATGCACCGAGGCACGAATAGTGGTGGTACGGTCGGTTAGCAGGTTCACGGAAACTGCGCCGGGCAGCGAAGCCTGTAACTGCGGCAGCATCTTCTTGATACGATCCACGGTTTCGATCACGTTGGCGCCCGGCTGGCGTTGTATGTTCAGAATGATCGCCGGTGTCTGATTGGCCCATGCCGCGAGATGGATATTTTCTGCGCTGTCAATGACGTCGGCAATGTCGATGAGACGAACCGGTGCGCCATTGCGATAGGCGATGACCAGATTGCGGTATTCGTCAGCCGATTTCAACTGATCATTGGCGTCGATCGTGGATGCGCGCGCCGGGCCGTCGAAACTGCCCTTCGCCATATTGACATTGGCATTGCCAACCGCTGTGCGCACGTCATCCAGATTAAGGCCATGGGACGCGAGCACTTTCGGGTTGACCTGAATTCGTACGGCCGGGCGCTGACCGCCACCGGTACTGACCAGGCCGACGCCGGGAAGCTGCGAGAGTTTTTGCGCCAGACGCGTATCAACTAAATCTTCCATCTTGGGCAGTGGCAAAGTCGCCGATGTCACCGCCAGCGTGATGATCGGCGCGTCAGCGGGATTCACCTTGCTGTAGATCGGCGGCATCGGTAGATCGTTGGGCAGGAAGGAGCTGGATGCGTTGATGGCGGCCTGCACTTCCTGCTCGGCAACGTCGAGACTCAAGGCGAGGCTAAATTGCAAGGTGATAACTGCAGCACCACCGGAACTAACTGACGACATCTGTTTGAGGCCCGGCATTTGACCGAACTGGTGTTCCAGTGGTGCCGTAATCGACGACGTCATGACGTCGGGGCTGGCCCCCGGGTAGAGCGTCGTGACCTGGATGGTGGGGTAGTCGACCTCGGGTAGCGCGGAGATCGGCAAGATTCGATATGCCACCAAACCCGCCATCAAAATAGCGACCATCAACAACGATGTTGCCACCGGCCGCAGGATAAAGATGCGGGAAGGATTCATTGCGCTGGTGCCTTGTTGTCCTCCTGACCAGATGGCTCACGATGTTTGCCGTGATGACCACCCGGATAAGCATCTGCATTGGGATCGCCAGGATGTAGCCTCTGACGGCTATGGTTGCGTGTTGCCGGACTCGATACGTCAACCTTGGCACCTTCGCGCAGCTTGTCTGCACCGTCGGTTACCACTTGTTCCCCCAGTGCCAGTCCTTTTTCAATTGCCACGGTGTCGGCAAAAGTCGGCCCTGGTGTGACGGCGCGGATCGTCACTGCCTGATCTGTGCCAACAACGTAAACAAAAGTACCCGGTGTGCCGCGTTGAATTGCTGCGGCTGGTATCAGAATGGCGTTGTGCCGGGTTTCAATGCGCAGACGGACATTGACGAACTGGTTGGGGAATAGCTTGTTGTCGCTATTGGTGAATTCTGCCTTGAGTTTCACCGTACCCGTTGTCGCATCAATCTGGTTGTCCGCCATCAGCAGCTTGCCTGTCGCCAATTTGTTCTTGCCATCGCGATCAAAGGCTTCAACGACCAATGATTCTCCGGCGCTGAGGCGGGGGAGAACAGCCGGGATATTGTCTGCAGGAATCGCAAAAATTACGAATATCGGCTGGATTTGGGTAATCACCACTAAACCATTTGTGTCGGCACCATGGATCATATTGCCAACGTCAATCTGGCGCAGCCCGAGACGACCAGTAATCGGCGCTGTGATGCGGGTGAAGCCAAGTTGCAGTTTGGCGTTATCTACTTGCGCACGATCTGTCAGTACGGTGCCCTCATACTGACGTACCAGGGATTCCTGGGCATCTACCTGCTGTTTGGCAATCGAGTCTTTCGCCAGCAAGCCCGTGTATCGTTCGTAGTCGATCTTGGCATTGGCGAGCAAGGCTTGATCGCGGACAAGCTGGCCATTGACTTGATTAAGCTGAATCTGGAAGGGACGAGGGTCGATTTCGGCCAGCACACTCCCTACCTTGACTAACTGGCCATCTTGAAAATTAATGCGCACTAACTGGCCATCGACACGCGCTTTGACAGTTGCAGTATTGAGTGCGGTGACCGTGCCCAACGCATTGATCATCACATCAATATCGCCGCTGCGTACCGTGGCAGCCGTTACCGGCATTGGTCGCCCTGCGCCATCCATGCCGCGATGCCCATTTTTTTCCCCCTGCGTCTTGTCGATAAAAAAATGGAACATCGCGCCTGTGCTGACGATGATGAGAATCCCGACGGTGATCCAGAGTTTTTTATTTCTCATGCAGATTCATACTCTGATAAAAAGATTTCATGACTTTTACAGTCCGGCTAGTGTAGCTAGTGTGGCTAATGTGGCGTCTGTGGCTTCTTTCGTGTTAACCATAGCTGAATGATGCCGGCAACTATTGCGACCATGGCCGCTTGATTGATATCGTTGGATTGAATGCCATCTCCGAACCAGACATCGGACAATAGCGAGCCGACGAAAACGCCAACAGTGGCACAGATAATTTGCGTCGTGCGATTCACGTGGTAACTTCCTTTTCAATGACCTGTTGATAACAGCCTACCTGCTCGACAGCGGCGTGTCTCGTGCGTCCGCGCTGCGTCTGGAGCAAAGGTATGTGCACTACCTGATCTTTATCCCTCCCTTTTTTCCTAACCAGCGCGGCGCATCTTTTCCCAGCCATTCACGAGCCATGGGATCGTTTTTTACAAAAGCATCGAGGAAGGCAACCATGACGCCTTGTATGGCTACTCCGCTCATGGCCTGCGATGTGGGCGACAGATAAACGCCGCTTGCCATATCGCCTCCGCCTGGAGTGCCCGTCGAGTCACTATCTCCGTTACTTTTGTGGTGAGTGCCGTGATGCCCCTTACCCTTGCCTTGTGAATTTCCATCCCCGCCGTGCCCGCCTTTCTCTGCAAATGACTTCTTTTCATTGTCGTCTGGTTTTGCCTTGTTGCCACTCATCATCGAGTGAGGAATGTCTGACATCGTCAGCAAGTATTTATCTCCGCTGGGCATGTACTCAAATGGCGCCTGCCGCAGTGATGGCGAATTGACCACGCCGAGTGAATCCGAGTCATCATTACTGGTCACCGACAACACCGGCACACGGATAGCGCTATAACGCTCTGTGAAAGCCATTCCGGAAAAACTGGCATAGGGGCTGAGCGCGATCACAGCGCTAATGGGCATTGGCAGCGCCGGTTTCACGAAACCTCGCATAGTTTCACCTGCGATAACCATAGCGGCGTAGGCACCGAGATCGTAACCCGCAATAGCGATGTGAGAGGTATCAATACGGTCTGGCACCTCTTTCGAGGCTAAGCGACGTAATAACTCATCCATTACCTGGCGCAACACATTCAACCGTTTGGTCATGCTGTTTGCGGAATACCGATCGCGAGCCAATGCGGCGAAATCACCTGACCGTGCTTGAGCAGAGGACCAGGCCGCGGCATCCTCTTCAAGCGGCTGAACCACAAGAACGGCATAACCACCCTGAGCCCACGCGGTGCGCCAGACCTCCCCGGCAGAACGGCTTTCGCCCAAGCCAGGCAGATAAATCACCAAGGGAAAGCTACCCTGCTTTGCAGGCAGCGTTAGCGCGACATCAAAATTGCTATCAGCTATCGCCCAGGTAGCGAAGGTTGTCGCAATACTGTAGTGATCATCGGTGAGATAACCCTGCCCGGCAAACTGTTTGACTTTATTAGCATCAGGCTTGGGTTGCACTGGTTTTGATGCGCATCCCGTCAACACCGCCAGAGCGAGTGCAGTTGTCCCCAAGTGCCGTAACAGGAAACGACTGGAAGTGTGTGTATTGTCAGGTGATCGTGAGCGCATGGAGTCCTGGTCTTATTGGGATATTGGTCTGAATTCTTCGGATATAGCACCGGCAGCTTCACCAGGAGGATTGGCATTCACATAATCGTTATCCAGCTCCATGGCCGGCAGAAAAAGTGATGGCCTACTGAGCATAAGGCTTGCGTCAACAACGACTGTGGAAAGTGGTGATGGACGATACGAGAGGCTGAACACGGAGTTGACTGCTTGAGTGAGGAAACGGCCTCAATTTAGCCCGTCCAGAGCACGAGGAGTATTTCCGCGCAGAGGCAATTTGTAACGTCTTGTAACATCTCCTGAGGTCACGGGAACCTGCAAGCCCTTTGCACGCCAGGCATTCAATCAACAGGGCGTGCACTCACAAAAGGTTACAAAGTATCTTATTCACGAAACACTAATGATGTGACTTGGTGCTTCAATGAGAACCATGAAATGAGGCATTGCGAGATGCCTTTATGAATGGAGAACACCAATGAAATCGCTAAAACTTTTATTTGTAATGGCTGCCCTGGGCCTTGCGTCGATTGGCAGCGCGTGGGCGGACCGGGGACATGGTAGCCATGACTGGGGACATGGCCAGGGTTGGGGTCATGGCTATTTTGGCATCGCGATTGATCCTTGGGCGCCTTGGTATTACCCGCCCATTTACTATCCACCTGCCTATTACCCGCAAACTGTGGTGATACAGCCATCGCCGTCTGTTTATATCGAACAGCCTGATCCAGCGCCTGCTCCTGCGGAGCAGGCCAACTACTGGTATTACTGCGGCAAATCTAAAACCTATTATCCGTATGTGAAGGCATGTCCCTCAGGTTGGCAGAGAGTTACGCCACAGCCACCTCCGCCGCAGTAAAGAAGCAAAGGAGAATCTGAAATGGATTTGCGTTCAAATGTCACTACCCTCTGCAGCTTAGTATTGCTGGCTGCCTGCACGTCTCTTCCCACGGGTCCGAGCACCATGGCCCTGCCTGGCAGCAAGAAGAATTTCGAGCAATTCAGGAGAGATGATGCCGATTGCCGCAGTTATGCCTTAGCGCAAGTGGGCGGGGCTAGCGCGAATCAGGCGGCCGATGATGCCGCACTGAAAAGCGCCGCAGTGGGCGCTGTCGTAGGCGCTGTTGCCGGTGCTGCAATCGGTGGTCACGAAGGCGCCGGCATAGGTGCCGGCGCGGGGGTGCTCATGGGCAGCGTGGCGGGCACCGATGCGGCCCAAAGGTCGGCCTATGGCACGCAGCAGCAATACGATAATGCCTACACCCAATGCATGTATGCGCAAGGAGAGCGGGTAGCGGTGCCCGCTGAATTCGTCGGCAAAGGCCCGCAATCACCGGGATATATAAACCCGCAGCCATCGGCGCCACCACCCGGTTATTACCCGCCGCCGCCCAGCCCTAACCCACGTTGATTGAGAAAAATTATGACGATCACGAAATTGACGCTGGCAGATGAAATCACGGTCTTCATGACCAAAAAATTGGCTGGTGGTGGGTGTTTGGTATTTCTACCCGACTCGGCCAGCGCCGACTGAGCCACAAACCTATGGTCCATCACCAAACATCATGAGATGCCCCGGACTATTACAAACAAGCGCCATTTAATTTTCATCCTGTTTTAGTTTCCCCCTCCAGTCCGCACAGGACTGGTTTAACCCGATACCTCGGTATCGGGTTTTTTTTATGCAAAAAGCCGGTGCTGGTGAGACGCCGCGTAGCAAGTACCCTTGGGGTGCGCCGCGCAGCAATTCCTCTTCGGGGACGACATATCCGGAATAAATGTAAAGCCGACATATACCTGCTTACATTTCTGTTGTTACCTGTCAGTGTGTTGCTGCGTTAATTGACGCATGGGCTTATCCCATACACATCGTTATTTCATACAAGGAGCAAAAAATGAAACACACTGCAAGTCTTATCGTCACCGCCCTTACCCTGTCTGTTGCCTTACCCGTGCTGGCGCAAACCAGTACGCCCCACATCGATCAGCGGCAGCAGAATCAGCAACAGCGCATCGAGCAAGGTGTGCAATCCGGATCCCTCACACCCAGGGAAGCGGCGCATCTTGAAAAGGGTCAGGCGCATGTGCGAACCATGGAAAGCAAAGCCAAGGCCGACAGTAAAGTCACGCCGCATGAACGCAAACGGCTAGCGCATGCCGAGAATGTGCAGAGTCGTCACATCTACCGCGAAAAACATGACCGGCAGCATGGCTCCAATCACGACGGCATGAAGGATCATATGCAGCAGCATCCACATCGCCGTTAATCAAACGCTGCCGCCGACAAAAGCCCGCCCTTTGGGCGGGCTTTTTTTTGCTGTGCTCGCGTAAAATCAACATTTTGCCTCTTTGCCCCCACCGCCATGAAAGCCGCCGAAATCCGCCAGAAATTTCTCGATTTCTTTGCCTCCAAAGGGCATCAGATCGTCGCTTCCAGCTCGCTGGTGCCGCATGAAGACCCGACGCTGTTGTTCACCAATGCCGGGATGAACCAGTTCAAGGATGTTTTTCTCGGTTTCGACAAGCGCCCCTATAACCGCGCCACCACATCGCAAAAATGCGTGCGTGCCGGTGGCAAACACAATGATCTGGAAAATGTCGGTTACACCGCGCGGCATCACACCTTTTTCGAGATGCTGGGCAATTTCAGCTTCGGCGATTATTTCAAGCACGACGCAATTCACTACGCGTGGGAGCTGCTCACCGAAGTCTTCAAACTACCTAAAGACAAACTCTGGGTCACGGTCTACGCCGAGGACGATGAAGCCTACGATCTGTGGACAAAAACCATCGGCGTGCCGCCCGAGCGCGTGGTGCGCATTGGCGATAACAAAGGTGCGCGTTATGCCTCGGACAATTTCTGGATGATGGGTGACACCGGCCCCTGCGGCCCGTGTACCGAAATTTTTTATGATCACGGTGCGGACATTCCCGGCGGCCCGCCCGGCTCAATCGACGAAGACGGCGACCGCTACATCGAAATCTGGAACAACGTGTTCATGCAGTTCAACCGCGAGAAAGTGGGTGACGAGTATGTGATGCACCCGCTGCCCAAGCCATCGGTGGATACCGGCATGGGACTGGAGCGCATCGCGGCCGTATTGCAACACGTGCACAGCAATTACGAGATCGACCTGTTCCAGAATCTGATCAAGGCCGCGGCGCGCGAGGCAAACTGCGCTGACATGGACAGCCCATCGCTCAAGGTGCTGGCCGACCACATTCGTGCGACGTCCTTTCTCATCGCCGATGGCGTGATTCCAGGCAACGAAGGGCGCGGCTATGTTCTGCGCCGCATCATCCGCCGCGCGATTCGCCACGGCTACAAACTGGGCGTGCGCGCTGCGTTCTTCCACCAGATGGTGCCTGACCTGGTTGCCGAAATGGGCGAAGCCTACCCGGAACTCAAGGCTGGGCAAGCGCGCATCATGGCCCTGCTGCGCCAGGAAGAAGAACGTTTCTTCGCTACCATCGAACATGGCATGGCGATTCTGGAAAGCGAACTGGCCAACATGCAGCAGAGCAATACCGTCGTGTTCAACGGCGAAACAGCGTTCAAGCTGCACGACACTTACGGCTTTCCGCTCGACTTGACCGCCGACATCTGCCGCGAACGCGGTGTCACGGTCGATGCCGCTGCATTTGATGTGGCAATGAAGCGGCAGAAGGCGCAGGCGCGCGCGGCAGGCAAGTTCACCATGGCAGCGCAGGTCGACTATGCCGGTGCGGCGACGGATTTTCAGGGTTACGCAACGTTAGAGACGCAGGCAACCGTGCTGGCGCTATACAAGGACGGCGCGGCAGTTGAAGAATTGCCCGAAGGCGCGCTGGGCGTGGTCGTGCTTGATCGCACCCCGTTCTACGCCGAATCCGGCGGCCAGGCGGGCGACCGTGGCGAACTGCTCGGCGGCGGGGCGATTTTCGGCGTCGAGGATACGCAAAAGATTCAGGCCGACGTCTTCGGCCATCACGGCATCGTTACCACCGGCACGCTAAAAGTCGGCGCTGGTGTGACGGCGAACGTGGATACACTAGCGCGTGCGCGCACCGCACGCCATCACTCGGCGACCCACCTCATGCACCATGCGCTGCGCGAAATGTTCGGCAGCCATGTGCAACAAAAAGGATCGCAAGTCGACGCCGAAAAAATACGCTTTGACTTCGCCCACACGCAGCCCTTGAGCAACGCCGAAATTGCGCGTATCGAGCAGCGGGTTAATGCAGAGATTCTCGCCAATGCCGCGACGCAGGCGTGCGTCCTGCCGCTGGAAGAAGCGAAAAAATCCGGTGCCATGATGCTGTTCGGCGAAAAATACGGTGATGAAGTCCGCGTGCTGGATATCGGCAGCAGCCGTGAGCTGTGCGGTGGCACGCATGTCGCGCGCACCGGCGACATCGGCCTGTTCAAAATCACGCTGGAAACTGGCGTCGCCGCCGGCGTGCGCCGCATCGAGGCAGTGTGTGGCGATGTGGCACTGGCGCAGGTGCAGGCCGGTCAATTCCTGCTCGAAACCGTAGCCGCTGAAATCAAGGCACCGCTGCCGGAAGTGGTCGAACGTGTAGCGCAGATGTTGAAAAACATCAAGTTGTTGGAAAAAGAAGTCGCGCGTCTCACCTCGAAACTTGCCGCACAGCAGAGCGACGATCTCGCCGCGCAAGCCATCGAAGTAAATGGCACCCGCGTGTTAGCGGCCAAGTTGGATCTTGCAGACGCCAATGCGCTACGCGAAACCTTGGATAAGCTGAAAGACAAACTCAAATCCGCAGTGATTCTTCTCGCCGCCGTGAGCGATGGCAAAGTAAGCCTGATTGCCGGTGTGACGCCCGACCTGACAGCCCGCTTCAAAGCCGGAGAATTGGTGAACTTCGTTGCCGCTCAAGTGGGCGGCAAGGGGGGCGGCCGTGCCGATATGGCACAAGCGGGTGGCACGGATGCAACCGCTTTGCCGGCAGCGCTTGCGTCGGTTAAAACGTGGGTCGAGGGTAAGTCATGAAACGAAGATGTCTTGCTTCAAATGCGTCAGAAGCAGCTGCACACTTCAGCATTCGTACCCGCTGTATTTAATATCCAACCAACCCTGAATCTAGACAAGGCAATGCATCAGAATTTCGCTGTGCTATGCACGAAGAACAGGGCGCCATTATCACTTTCAATGAGGCTGTGACTGCTACCTGCAGGGGCAAGGTGATAATCACCCGCATGCAGCAGGATGTCGCCGAAGAAAACGTCGCCATCGATCATCATGTACTCTTTATCCTGGTCATGATCGTCTCCAGGCACACGTGTTCCAGGCGCCATGCGGATAAGGCGCGAATAGCAGCCGCCATCGTGGCGAAGAACATGCTGCTGAACTCCCGTCGCGATCTCTGTCCACGTGCCCTCCTCCACATGCCGAGTCACCGGTGGCGTGCCACGATGTGGCAGTAAGCCACCCAAGAGTTCAACCATGGCCCAGTGGCTGCCAAGCGACACGCCGCGCAGAAAGATAATGCCTCCCTGTGGCGATGTAATACGCTCATGACGACTGCCTTGCCGCGACAGGTGGTAGTCGCCGCGGGTCAGCGTCTGCTCACCCAGACAAAAAGCACCATCGAGCACGATGCCTTCCTCGGCCCAGCGATGGCGATGCACGGGCAGACTAGCACCAGCTGACAGCCGTATCAGCACGGAGTTACCGTTCGGGCTACGGTGCAACAGTTTTATCGCGACGCCCGCCTTGATCCTGCTCCATTCGCCTTGCGCGGCACGGTGGACTCGCAAGGCCATATGCCGTGCGGCGCTGTCGTTGATGCGCGCACTCAGACGCTGACGCAGCACTTGCTGCCGCGCTGGCGGCGGTGCGATGGGATCAAGCAATGTGGCAAGTGTATCCATTAGTTTGACATAGTTGCCATCGCCGGTCTCTTCGCCAGGTGAGGGTGGGAATTGGTCAGACTTCATAGGGCACCGCCTTGTTCTGTAATTCGGGTTCAAGCACCTGCCGCAAACGCTCTAACGCCCTGCGCAAATGAGATTTCACGGTGCCAAGCGGCAGAGAAGTATGCGTCGATATTTCCGCATGCGTCAAGCCGCGAAAAAAAGCCAGCGCCACTAACTGGCGGGGCAAAGGCTCCAGATCGGCCAGCGCGCAGTGCACACGTTGCTCACGTTGCGTAGCGGCAAGAAGATCCTGAGGTTCGCTGTTGTAAGTTGAATCGTCGTCGACTGCATCTGTCAACGCTGTCATGTCGGCTTCCAACTGAACTGGCGGCACGCGACGCAACGCATCCAGCGCACGGCTACGGGCAATGGTTAACACCCAGGCGACGGTGGTACCGCGCTGGGGATCGAATCGCGGCGCTTGCCGCCACACCTGCCAGAATACGTCTTCCGCCACTTCTTCAGCCAGCGGTATATTCCTGGTTATACGCAGTGCAAGGCCATACACGCGGCTGATTAACAACTCATAGAGTGCCTCTAGTGCGGCCTCGTCCTGATTAACGATACGATAGACAAGGCCGCACAGGTTTGAATCCTCAACATGGCCGTGAGGAACTACTCCTAAACCCGGCGCAAGAAAAGAATCGACACCTGCATTGCAGCCAGTCTCGCCAGACTCACTGAAAGAAGGGAGCATCAACTCATCGGATGAGGCGTCATCAACCATGTGCTCCCCTACGGTCAGCGGTTCAACTGCTCAGCGCGTATTTACACCAGACTCACGTTGCAAGTATGCAATCAGGTCAGCCCGGTCGGACGCATCCGGCACGCTATAGCCCATGCGCTGTCCAGGCAGCAACTGTTCCGGGTTGTCCAACCAAGTATCCAAGTTTTTTTCATTCCAGACGATTGTCGCATACTGCAAAGCCGGTGAATAAGCGTAGCCGGAGACGCTACCCGCGCGACGCCCGAAGACACCGCGATGCATTGGCCCGACACGGTTGGCGTCCAAACTGTGGCAAGCGGAGCAACGCTGCGCATAGAGCAGCTGACCATGCGCCCCGTCGCCTGCCAATACTGGCCCAGCGGCCAGTATGGCGAGCACTAGGAGCGATCTCAGCACGATCATGCGCCGAAAGATAATGCAGCAGATGGCAGTGGCTTGCCCATGGCATGGGCAAGAATCGACCAGTGCATCGTCTCGTCGGCGGCCAGGCGCGCAGCAACTTTGGCCAGGTTTTTATCCTCAAATGAAGGGATAACACCCAGATAGGCATTAGCGGCACCAAGTTCCAACGTGGCGGCAAGGCCTAGCACATCCGCCTGCGACTTGAGGCCGTTAGCGTCCAGCGCCTTGGCATAGTCGCCATTCGCTTGCGAGGTAACTGGCGTGCCACCAAGCTTTTCAATAGTGGCAATCAGGGCATCGCGGTGGCCCTTGTGATGACTTTGGAAAAGAACAGCGACATCCAGCACGCCCTTGTCGAGCAGGCCGCTTTCAGCGCCGACCTGATAGGCGGCGATCGCTTCGTGCTCCAGCCCCAAT contains the following coding sequences:
- a CDS encoding MdtB/MuxB family multidrug efflux RND transporter permease subunit; the protein is MNPSRIFILRPVATSLLMVAILMAGLVAYRILPISALPEVDYPTIQVTTLYPGASPDVMTSSITAPLEHQFGQMPGLKQMSSVSSGGAAVITLQFSLALSLDVAEQEVQAAINASSSFLPNDLPMPPIYSKVNPADAPIITLAVTSATLPLPKMEDLVDTRLAQKLSQLPGVGLVSTGGGQRPAVRIQVNPKVLASHGLNLDDVRTAVGNANVNMAKGSFDGPARASTIDANDQLKSADEYRNLVIAYRNGAPVRLIDIADVIDSAENIHLAAWANQTPAIILNIQRQPGANVIETVDRIKKMLPQLQASLPGAVSVNLLTDRTTTIRASVHDVQLELLLSVVLVVMVIFVFLRNIPATIIPSVAVPLSLVGTFGVMYLAGLSINNLTLMALTIATGFVVDDAIVMIENISRYVEEGDPPLKAALKGAQQIGFTIISLTFSLIAVLIPLLFMGDVVGRLFREFAITLAVSILISAAVSLTLTPMMCARLLRHTPEAEQSHFYRVTGEFFDRIIGRYGAMLNWVLDRQRLTLLVAIGTLALTVLLYIFIPKGFFPVQDTGVIQGITEGPQSISFAAMAERQQALADMVLKDPAVASISSFIGVDGTNTTLNSGRMLINLKPKADRDSDASSIIRRLQSQLTQVSGISMYMQPVQDLTIEDRVSRTQYQYSVQDADPEELAVWVTKLVERLQQLPQIVDVASDMQNSGLQAYIEFDRDSAGRLGITPAAIDNALYNAFGQRLISTIFTQSNLYRVVLEVKPDFQKGLEALNGIYIISASGNQVPLSSIARVTEKPAQLAINHIAQFPATTISFNLAPGNSLGDAVVAIHAAERELGLPASVQTGFQGAALAFQSSLDNTLLLILAAIVTMYIVLGVLYESYIHPITILSTLPSAGVGALLALLVSGTDLGIVGIIGIILLIGIVKKNAIMMIDFALEAEREQGKSPRDAIFEACLLRFRPILMTTLSALLGALPLMLGTGVGSELRHPLGITMVGGLLVSQVLTLFTTPVIYLAFDRIARRVEAWRHTAARST
- a CDS encoding MdtA/MuxA family multidrug efflux RND transporter periplasmic adaptor subunit — encoded protein: MRNKKLWITVGILIIVSTGAMFHFFIDKTQGEKNGHRGMDGAGRPMPVTAATVRSGDIDVMINALGTVTALNTATVKARVDGQLVRINFQDGQLVKVGSVLAEIDPRPFQIQLNQVNGQLVRDQALLANAKIDYERYTGLLAKDSIAKQQVDAQESLVRQYEGTVLTDRAQVDNAKLQLGFTRITAPITGRLGLRQIDVGNMIHGADTNGLVVITQIQPIFVIFAIPADNIPAVLPRLSAGESLVVEAFDRDGKNKLATGKLLMADNQIDATTGTVKLKAEFTNSDNKLFPNQFVNVRLRIETRHNAILIPAAAIQRGTPGTFVYVVGTDQAVTIRAVTPGPTFADTVAIEKGLALGEQVVTDGADKLREGAKVDVSSPATRNHSRQRLHPGDPNADAYPGGHHGKHREPSGQEDNKAPAQ
- a CDS encoding alpha/beta hydrolase family protein; this translates as MQPKPDANKVKQFAGQGYLTDDHYSIATTFATWAIADSNFDVALTLPAKQGSFPLVIYLPGLGESRSAGEVWRTAWAQGGYAVLVVQPLEEDAAAWSSAQARSGDFAALARDRYSANSMTKRLNVLRQVMDELLRRLASKEVPDRIDTSHIAIAGYDLGAYAAMVIAGETMRGFVKPALPMPISAVIALSPYASFSGMAFTERYSAIRVPVLSVTSNDDSDSLGVVNSPSLRQAPFEYMPSGDKYLLTMSDIPHSMMSGNKAKPDDNEKKSFAEKGGHGGDGNSQGKGKGHHGTHHKSNGDSDSTGTPGGGDMASGVYLSPTSQAMSGVAIQGVMVAFLDAFVKNDPMAREWLGKDAPRWLGKKGGIKIR
- a CDS encoding YMGG-like glycine zipper-containing protein, whose product is MDLRSNVTTLCSLVLLAACTSLPTGPSTMALPGSKKNFEQFRRDDADCRSYALAQVGGASANQAADDAALKSAAVGAVVGAVAGAAIGGHEGAGIGAGAGVLMGSVAGTDAAQRSAYGTQQQYDNAYTQCMYAQGERVAVPAEFVGKGPQSPGYINPQPSAPPPGYYPPPPSPNPR